The Candidatus Flexicrinis proximus genome contains a region encoding:
- a CDS encoding IS3 family transposase, with product MPSRAAARKAIFEYIEVWYNRQRRHSALGYLSPAEFEQLACP from the coding sequence ATTCCCTCACGCGCAGCGGCACGCAAGGCGATCTTTGAGTACATCGAGGTGTGGTATAACCGTCAGCGGCGGCATTCAGCCTTGGGCTATCTCAGCCCCGCTGAATTCGAGCAGCTCGCTTGCCCCTGA
- a CDS encoding helix-turn-helix domain-containing protein encodes MGHRLQVEWAESAELKMRYRQEKQIQRRERLLVLWHLREGKRVEEVAALSGTGSCRVIQRWLSWYREGGIGEVLHRVTGHATRGQAPYLGARFNKGPGRPCEIGGFRNGLGGEGVGGSAVGYCL; translated from the coding sequence ATGGGACATCGTTTACAGGTCGAATGGGCAGAATCGGCAGAGTTAAAGATGAGGTATCGTCAAGAGAAACAGATCCAACGCCGGGAGCGCTTGTTGGTGTTGTGGCATCTGCGCGAGGGGAAACGGGTGGAAGAAGTCGCAGCCCTAAGCGGCACAGGAAGTTGCCGGGTCATCCAGCGTTGGCTATCCTGGTATCGGGAGGGTGGCATAGGCGAGGTGTTGCATCGTGTGACAGGTCACGCCACACGAGGGCAAGCGCCGTACCTTGGAGCCAGGTTCAACAAAGGCCCCGGTCGCCCGTGTGAAATTGGGGGATTTCGCAACGGTCTGGGAGGTGAAGGCGTGGGTGGAAGCGCGGTGGGGTATTGCCTATAG
- a CDS encoding transposase: protein MSDRLRVRRGRWAATRSTPTSSSETCWRWWRKGRSIARIERDLDLTPGLVYKWQQQRYRVQEMSLQSSEARAEQAELRRLKRELEIVKQERDILKKAIQVFSRGES from the coding sequence ATGTCCGATAGACTACGAGTAAGGAGAGGAAGATGGGCAGCTACAAGAAGTACACCGACGAGTTCAAGCGAGACGTGCTGGCGATGGTGGCGGAAGGGACGCAGCATAGCGCGGATCGAGCGCGACCTGGATCTGACGCCGGGCTTGGTCTACAAATGGCAGCAGCAGCGCTATCGGGTGCAGGAGATGAGCTTGCAGTCGAGCGAAGCACGGGCAGAGCAAGCGGAACTGCGACGGTTGAAGCGCGAGTTGGAGATCGTCAAACAGGAGCGGGATATCCTAAAAAAAGCCATTCAGGTGTTCTCGCGGGGGGAGTCATGA
- a CDS encoding transposase has protein sequence MDHHEENEKMGRPSSFSEAYKREAVAQAAASGNISQTARALGISNKSLHSWIKTYGEPKRLDAETASAQQLAARVRQLEKQVAEKEVRRSGRWWSPYRSARKPNAKSVKCV, from the coding sequence ATGGATCATCACGAGGAGAACGAGAAGATGGGACGACCGAGTTCGTTTAGTGAAGCCTATAAGCGCGAAGCGGTCGCACAGGCGGCGGCCAGCGGGAACATCAGCCAGACGGCGCGAGCGTTGGGGATCAGCAACAAGAGTCTGCACAGCTGGATCAAGACTTACGGCGAGCCTAAGCGGTTGGACGCGGAGACGGCCAGCGCGCAGCAGTTGGCGGCACGGGTGCGGCAGCTGGAAAAGCAGGTGGCGGAAAAGGAGGTGAGACGTTCAGGGCGATGGTGGTCACCTTACCGATCTGCGCGGAAGCCAAACGCGAAAAGCGTAAAGTGCGTATAA
- a CDS encoding restriction endonuclease subunit S has product MKNISQEAFLSVPILVPPLPEQRAIAAILSTWDDAIALTGRLIDALKRRKQALMQLLLTGEVRFPVFAGEAWRTKLLPVCVKLSKAAERLILLRLSIGMVRSRGLPAQISVTSKFRRLGVMSPEGIENSSTKVADAGDLLIVSRTGVGKVAIAPFAVAISQDITRAKPKLTKITPAFFLYALAQN; this is encoded by the coding sequence ATGAAAAACATCTCGCAAGAGGCGTTTCTTTCCGTTCCAATTCTCGTTCCGCCCCTCCCCGAACAACGCGCCATCGCCGCCATCCTCAGCACATGGGACGACGCCATCGCCCTCACCGGCCGGCTGATCGACGCGCTCAAGCGCCGCAAACAGGCGCTCATGCAGCTGCTGCTGACGGGGGAAGTGCGCTTCCCGGTGTTTGCCGGCGAGGCGTGGAGGACGAAATTATTGCCCGTCTGTGTGAAACTCTCGAAAGCGGCGGAACGCCTAATACTTCTACGCCTGAGTATTGGGATGGTGAGATCCCGTGGATTACCGGCGCAGATTTCGGTGACCTCAAAATTTCGCAGGTTAGGCGTTATGTCTCCTGAGGGAATTGAGAACAGTTCAACCAAGGTAGCGGATGCAGGTGATCTACTTATCGTCAGCCGCACAGGTGTGGGTAAAGTTGCTATCGCGCCGTTTGCAGTTGCAATAAGCCAAGACATTACACGCGCCAAGCCAAAGCTAACAAAGATAACACCAGCGTTTTTCTTATACGCTCTTGCCCAGAACTGA
- a CDS encoding winged helix-turn-helix domain-containing protein, whose product MEARWGIAYSYEGMRSVMKRQHLGLKVPRPQSEKADVRVQATWQKKLTERVNRGGLYPVQWLVLQR is encoded by the coding sequence GTGGAAGCGCGGTGGGGTATTGCCTATAGCTATGAGGGAATGCGAAGTGTGATGAAACGCCAGCACTTAGGCTTGAAAGTCCCGCGCCCGCAATCGGAAAAAGCCGATGTGCGAGTGCAAGCGACCTGGCAAAAAAAGCTTACAGAGCGCGTTAATCGCGGCGGACTGTACCCAGTCCAGTGGTTGGTACTTCAGCGATGA
- a CDS encoding transposase, producing MQANRELTVRIRAVQRGEPTDLWALRVQAELRAQGERVGKQRIARLMREMGLQTKGRRRFKTTTQRDDTPTCAERAGGRFHGQAAQREVAVGHHLHRDTRAGCIWQAFRTYFRGVLWAGR from the coding sequence GTGCAAGCCAACCGGGAGCTGACCGTCCGGATCCGGGCCGTACAGCGAGGCGAGCCGACAGACTTATGGGCGCTGCGTGTTCAGGCGGAGCTGCGGGCACAAGGCGAGCGGGTGGGCAAGCAGCGGATTGCGCGGCTGATGCGCGAGATGGGTTTACAGACCAAAGGGCGACGGCGCTTCAAGACGACTACCCAGCGGGACGACACACCGACGTGCGCCGAACGTGCTGGCGGGCGATTTCACGGCCAGGCGGCCCAACGAGAAGTGGCTGTCGGACATCACTTACATCGCGACACGAGGGCTGGCTGTATCTGGCAGGCATTCAGGACGTATTTTCGCGGCGTATTGTGGGCTGGTCGATGA